A region from the Variovorax paradoxus genome encodes:
- a CDS encoding Ppx/GppA phosphatase family protein, protein MQNGTRLAAVDLGSNSFRLEIGQVDHGQIHRTEYLKETVRQGNGLDSARNLTAEAMQRGWDALARFGERLAGFKRSQVRAVATQTLREARNREEFLLRARTILGFGIDVIPGREEARLIYQGVAHMLPHTDASDRERRLVVDIGGRSTEMIIGRALDAELMESYRVGSVAWSMKHFGEGLFTQSAFRAAEVAAKAVLDDALSSYTRDQWDVAYGASGTIGAVGDVLAAAGGEPGLITRDGLDWLVDRLLKAGSTDKLRMDGMRDDRKPVIGGGVSVLRAVFDLLGIDEMKVAQGALRHGVLYELLERDESVADMRTATVARLASRFSVDTAQARRVGETAAALFVQLTPAARGGSPGSRAGRALRKLGWAAQLHEIGTLVSHSDYHKHGAYILDNTDAPGFAVNELHALGQLVLGQRGKLRKLDAALEDETFVMQLLSLRLAVILCHARRDPDPRALHLAALGARAFTIACAPDWTEAYPQSAHLLREEVLAWQKTSSWRVELSGA, encoded by the coding sequence ATGCAAAACGGCACCCGCCTCGCCGCCGTCGATCTCGGCTCGAACAGCTTCAGGCTCGAAATCGGACAGGTCGACCACGGCCAGATCCACCGCACCGAGTACCTGAAGGAAACGGTGCGCCAGGGCAACGGCCTCGATAGCGCCCGCAATCTCACGGCCGAGGCCATGCAGCGGGGTTGGGACGCGCTCGCGCGTTTCGGCGAACGGCTGGCCGGCTTCAAGCGCTCGCAGGTGCGCGCCGTCGCCACCCAGACGCTGCGCGAGGCACGCAACCGCGAAGAATTCCTGCTGCGCGCGCGCACCATCCTGGGTTTCGGCATCGACGTGATCCCGGGCCGGGAAGAAGCGCGCCTCATCTACCAAGGCGTGGCGCACATGCTGCCGCACACCGATGCCTCGGACCGCGAACGCCGGCTGGTCGTGGACATCGGCGGGCGCTCCACCGAAATGATCATCGGCCGCGCGCTCGACGCCGAGCTGATGGAGTCGTACCGCGTGGGCAGCGTCGCCTGGTCGATGAAGCACTTCGGGGAAGGCCTCTTTACCCAAAGCGCGTTCCGCGCCGCCGAGGTGGCCGCCAAGGCGGTGCTCGACGACGCGCTGTCGAGCTATACCCGCGACCAGTGGGACGTGGCCTATGGCGCCTCCGGCACCATCGGCGCCGTCGGCGACGTGCTGGCCGCGGCGGGCGGCGAGCCCGGGCTCATCACCCGCGACGGCCTCGACTGGCTGGTCGACCGCCTCCTGAAGGCCGGCAGCACCGACAAGCTGCGCATGGACGGCATGCGCGACGACCGCAAGCCCGTCATCGGCGGCGGCGTGAGCGTGCTGCGCGCGGTGTTCGACCTGCTCGGCATCGACGAAATGAAAGTGGCCCAGGGCGCGCTGCGCCACGGCGTGCTCTATGAGCTGCTGGAGCGCGACGAGAGCGTGGCCGACATGCGCACGGCCACCGTGGCGCGGCTGGCGAGCCGGTTCTCGGTCGATACCGCCCAGGCAAGACGGGTCGGCGAAACAGCGGCGGCCCTGTTCGTGCAGCTCACCCCCGCGGCGCGCGGCGGCAGCCCGGGCAGCCGCGCCGGCCGTGCGCTGCGCAAGCTCGGCTGGGCGGCGCAGCTGCACGAGATCGGCACGCTGGTCTCGCACAGCGACTATCACAAGCACGGCGCCTACATCCTCGACAACACCGACGCCCCCGGCTTCGCGGTCAACGAGCTGCATGCGCTCGGCCAGCTGGTGCTGGGCCAGCGCGGGAAGCTGCGCAAGCTCGACGCCGCACTGGAGGACGAGACCTTCGTGATGCAGCTGCTCTCACTGCGCCTGGCGGTGATCCTGTGCCATGCGCGCCGGGATCCCGATCCGCGGGCGCTGCATCTTGCGGCACTGGGCGCCAGGGCCTTCACGATCGCCTGCGCGCCCGACTGGACCGAGGCCTATCCGCAGTCCGCGCACCTGCTGCGCGAGGAAGTGCTGGCGTGGCAGAAGACCAGCAGCTGGCGCGTGGAGCTCAGCGGGGCCTGA
- a CDS encoding SixA phosphatase family protein — protein sequence MDLIFWRHAEAEDWTEGCDDLQRSLTARGEKQAKRMASWLDRQLPDGTRIICSPARRCEQTALALGRKYKLRAELAPDTTPEAMLAAAGWPNGKSVVLMVGHQPSVGQAISLLLGLKQDSCPVRKGSLWWIRTRERDGDVQTVVVTVQSPELL from the coding sequence ATGGACTTGATCTTCTGGCGCCATGCCGAAGCCGAGGACTGGACCGAGGGCTGCGACGACCTGCAGCGTTCCCTGACCGCGCGCGGCGAGAAGCAGGCCAAGCGCATGGCAAGCTGGCTCGACCGGCAACTGCCCGACGGCACGCGCATCATCTGCAGCCCCGCGCGGCGCTGCGAGCAAACCGCGCTCGCGCTCGGCCGCAAGTACAAGCTGCGCGCCGAACTCGCACCCGACACCACACCCGAGGCGATGCTGGCCGCCGCCGGCTGGCCCAATGGCAAGTCGGTGGTGCTGATGGTCGGACACCAGCCTTCGGTGGGGCAGGCGATTTCGCTTCTTCTCGGGTTGAAGCAGGACAGCTGTCCGGTGCGCAAGGGTTCGCTCTGGTGGATCCGCACGCGCGAACGCGATGGCGACGTGCAGACCGTGGTGGTGACGGTGCAGTCGCCCGAGCTTCTCTGA